Below is a genomic region from Hylaeus volcanicus isolate JK05 unplaced genomic scaffold, UHH_iyHylVolc1.0_haploid 11498, whole genome shotgun sequence.
ATCAGATTAAAAGGAACATATATATTTgggtaaagtaaattttaggAACAATTGATTTCAATAATGTAATTGTAGCATAATCGAAAGTCATTCCTTGATAGTCTATGATGCTTAAAATACTCCTGGACCATCAAATCGCATCAAAGTACAATTTctcttagaaattaattccaaggaTGCTAATATAAATCCAGACCCTTTCTTCTCCATAAtgtttgtatactttttataaagattgagacaaatttgttcaattataGGTACACATGTATTAAAAGAGAATCTGTAAGGCCCTCTTTATAAAGAAATctgtaataaacaaacaaattcagaaaaactttaaaaaactaaacaaatgtttctaAAAGGAAAAgtgagaaatatatttcaattatctgttatttatttcaggtGTCTATGAATTCGTACCGCTTGAATCAGGATCTGGGGAGAGATTGCAAATTAATGCCCAAAATTGCATTCATTGTAAAACATGTGATATAAAGGATCCAAGTCAAAATATCAACTGGGTTGTTCCAGAAGGTGGAGGTGGCCCAGCTTACAATggaatgtaaattttgtttggaaacTGGTTTCTATAACGTTATACATgtgcaaattatatttttttacaataattgaaatatgtatCTGTTGAGTGAAAGATGTAGTAAGgttgaaactatttttctattgtaaaatattatacaagaaaatatacaCTCGAATTGGTGCTGCGAATAggtataaataatactaattggaatttgtaatatttttatatatgatttgttattgaatttataaataatctaTGCTgtcgagataaaaatattgataattggaatttttcatatttttatatatgattcattattgaattatgaaaattatgaacaatttatgatggttatttaaaagaatgaataaCTTCACTTTGCAAAGAATGTACAGTAAGCCTACGTTAACTCTGGCAATTATGAGGAATATATCTTTACTCgtgaaaaagatattttatagtatacaaatatagaatacatttattttgcaatttttattatatgcaAAACTTGAAATACAGAATActtcttttgcaaaattttcattatttgcaAAAGTTCATAAACGAGTCATGAATTTAAAggtaaatcaaaatattgaatttgttaTTGGTCTTCCTTTTTAAATAGATTGTTAATATCATTAGGTAATTACCTTCGTCACTGCCATTATATTATTGCCTGTATGCATATGTGTTactttatatatgtatatgtttttaACTATATACcaataaaattagtttaaaaaatttgtcgtCTGTTACAATAACAATTGTTTTAGTGAAGTAGATTGAAAGATTAATGTTGTTTTTGAACAACCTtccataattttatataaaattttactttttattggGCCATGAATCTTATATTAACACCTtgtatactatactatacatatactattatcttataaattaataatattaaacaagaaTGACACCAGAAATGCGGCAAACAACCAACCACAGACATTCTCAGTGCAAATAGTTTGTAGTTTCGTCAGGGAGAACATTTCTACCTTTTACAGTTGCAATTACCTATGACAGCTGTCTTTCCTTTAAGTTTCTCTTTCATAGTTATTTATGCAATAATAGTCCCGTGGTTCCATTCGATCGATAAAcagtttaaaacaaaaacttcAATATGCAAGAGACTGTGTAAACTTACAACTGCAATATTCAGAAAGACCTGTTCGACATGCAATGATGGCTGCTGCTATAGACAACTCAGTTGCACTCTGATAACTCGAGAAGAACCTTCATATCTTATTTAGGTTTTCTATTTCTCATCCAAATATTATAGTTTCACTTTCTTTCTACACTCTTTTGTAATAGTATTTAATGTTCAAAAAGTATTTGGTTGATTACTGGCAAGATTACTGGTACCTTTGGTACATTAATGCATCATTGATGCATCATTGATAAATTGTTACCATCATCAAAGAAGTATTGATACCAATGGCTTTGCAAAGTACAATCAACCATCCTCTAGAGTTCATTCTCCGTTTATTCGGTATCTGGCCGAGTTCTCGTTATCGAGTTTTGAAGAGCATCGTTTGGACATTGTTGTTGCTCACGTTTTTAGTGTTCCAGTATTGGTATTTTATCAGTCATCTTAAATCCACTGATCTGACCGACTTGTTAGACGGATTAAGCCTTACTTTATCAAACAATCTTGTTCTATTGAAGCTGATCGTTATCTGGTTTCATAATCGGTAAGATTTAGCAGTAACCCTGCGTGTATTAACTCAATTAACTTAGTCAACTTAATTAAGGGAGGAATACAGTTCAAGATGATGAAAATTAGGCATTTAGGTTTTACCAAATTACATAgcgaaaattccaatttttcataacTAATCATGAGTCAactcaattaatttaattaactaagttaatttaatttagagtGCAGTACAGTTTGAGGAGCTAAAAATTAGGCATTTGTTTGACCAACGTTTTAAAAACACtatattaatactttatcGACTCCTAAATGGACTTAGTAATATTTTACCGACAGGTAGtcaaattaattgtttttttaacatGACAagcaatacttttttatttatcactcAGATAGCATAGCTATTAATCTAAAAACAATTCTAATAGATGGAATAAACATTGTAAAGTACTaatgatatgaaaataaatattattaaatttaagtatatATTCAAACGCTATCGGTTGGTAAAATGTTGGTAGGTTATCGGTTGATAAATGTTGATTCTTGTTGTCGATGCTTACCGATTGGCAGTCTAATAGTCgtatttttcttacaaatcGGCTTTTATGGCAAccaattctttattaaatattttgttatcggTAACACGTCTGTAGTACATTCGACCATCATTTAGTAAGATGTCAAGAGGATCTTTATGAGACTTACGGGGtcttttattcaatatttgttaacagtaaataattttttttcaacagaAAGTTGAAGATGGAAAGCCACGTATATAACACGTCCAGTTTTCCtcttaaacaaataaaattaagaatttcttGTTCATTATTCATACAATTCCACAatcgaaaagtagaaaattgaaaaaaaaaatagtaggagatgaaagaaaaaatatggttttcgtaaacaatgttttttgGTCATTATTTGTTGATATGaaaagtaaatgtttcatttaattttttttttatcaaagttTTAGATATATCGACAATTATACGAtaaacaagtaaatattatttcatgaaataataatcgaaaattattttgcgtAGAACATTTTGCGATATCCTGACGTCCATGCTCGAGGACTGGAATTGTCCTTCATTGGGGGAGAAGAAACAGATAATGATACATAAGGCCAATTTATCTTCTCGCATTACCAATGTTTTGTTTACGTACTATTTTGTGTCTTTTGTTTTGTacgcagggattactgtggcCCTATTAAGGGAGGATAACGATGGTACCCAAACGAGGAAATTCTTTATCAAAATGGTGTTTCCTTTTGACGTAACGACTTCTTTACTTTATAGTCTTATTTTGGTTCTACAGTTTGTGTTAGAATGTATTTTGGCCTTCGCAGCAGCAATGTTCATGGCATTGATTGCAACACTAGTAAGTATGTATTCCTTTATTAATTACGCTTTCGAGAGAcaaagtattataattttgaagaacTTTACAGGACCGTTTTATGTGGAATGTTCACTTTTTTGCGACTactttttttcagaaaaattaatttaactgaAAAATGCAATGTTTTTAGATAGAatagtatacattttttacttgtgtactttaatttttccatattcatgtatttttatcacgttcaatatacagggtgtcccacgcAACTTGAACAAGCTGTTCCTCCTAAACGGTTGGAAATAGAAtcaaatgttataaataaaagttaaatggTTTTGGATGGTGCATAAGATGCAACTAATTTTATGCACTTTTGTGCATCGGTGCATCCAAAAAATGCAActgcacttttttttaaaaatggaaatctATATTTCTGACGACACAGATCAATGCAGTTTCTTGTGCTCTACAAAAAAGTACTAACATACTTATGCCCTAAACTTGTTCGTTAGGAAGTTAGTTAGGAATCCCTCCATAGTcgtagtatatttttttttcgtctttttccattgtttattaatttttaatcgtagaATAACATTTCTGGtactttatgaatttttttttttgtatatatatcgCATATTTTTTAGATTCGTCGATAAAGAACAgaatatattatgttataaataCACGTTTCAGAATAATGCGCGCAAAAAATTATGCGACGTATATACaacaaaaactaaataaaGTATCAGAAATGTTATtctacgattaaaaattaataaataaaattaataataaacaatggaaaaagacgaaaaaaaatatatcacaaCTACGAAGATTCGAACCCCGGCCGTTAGGCGTCATAAGCTTCTCCTCAATCACTTCATCCACCGATCACTCTTGAATTACGATTTCACAGAAGTTTATTATTAGGTACGTATCAAActttaaatcgaaatatctcgaaaaccaGGGTCCATTCTGAAAAAACCCATTAGGGTTTTGTTATACTATGTGTGTACTACAACTTCTATATGGTGTAGTTCCAAAAGAGAGAGCATGACCCTGACCGTCCCTTGTgagtattatacagggtgtcccaaaaatgttagaagtcgttgaaaggggtggttcaggaggtgatttgaaacaactttttccttagcgaaaatgttgtccgaagcttcgttgaggagatattaacgaaaaacactgaccaatcagagcacgcgtataccgttggagcgggcgcggtagcgaaggctacgcgctaggcggccgcgtcaatgtccttcgatgcacgtcgagtcacttgttcgcgtacgagagcggccggttagctcgtagccttcactaccgcgaccgctccaacggtatactcgcgctctgattggtcagtgttttctgttaatatctccttaacgaagcctcggatcTGCTGCCGAGTGGTAGAAGGACAAAGGATGTTGAACCGCTACCGGttggtaaagtgttaaaaatgattaaatggAATACTGTAaatgttaacactttaccgaccggtaacTGCTATGGTAACTAGcaagtatttgttactttgaatTGAGATACAAGTTCCTTTGCTCTGTAAGCTcccatatttttatacaattcccGGTGCCATGGAAAATCTGCTGTCGAGCGGCCGGTGAGAAGGGTATAGGATCTTGAAccgctaccggtcggtaaagtgttgtATCTCAattcaaagtaacaaatacttgCTAATTACCATATCAGTTACCGGTCGGTGAGCGTTGGGGACAAAAAGTCGATTTATCaactaccggtcggtaaagtgttaagttaCGAATTGCTCGATTAAATCTCGTAAATAGTTTCTAAACGAAGCAAATGTTAATTTCATCTAGAATGATATCTATCTACAGCATCAGTCACCCAGTAGAGATTGGTCTTCGAATGACTGGAATCTGGCCATCGTCTcatcaaaatatatttcgttttctttggGTGGTAGTAATGGCTACTGCGCAAATATCTCAATATTGGTACATAATAAAGCATCTcaattataacaattttacGAAACTGGTGGAATGTGTCAGTACTGCGTTGCCCTATAGTTTGTTTTGCTTCAAACTGGTCACCTTTTGGATCAAACGTGGGTAAGCTACATTTTGCAGATTTAGAAATACAGTATTGCCTCGAAAAtaagtcacttgttcgcgtacgagagcggccggtgagctcgtagccttcgctaccgcgaccgctccaacggtatactcgcgctctgattggtcagtgttttctgttaatatctccttaacgaagcctcggacaacattttcgctaaggaaaaagttgtttcaaatcacctcccgaaccacccctttcaaggtgttgcaacatttttgggacaccctgtatatgtaaaGGCACCGATcttatttgtacacctaataCACACAATATCTGTACAAATTCTACTTCatatactatttaaaaatatatttacaacgtTTTAGACTGCCACCGTTAGATATTGCGTGGATTATTTTAGATATTACATGTCGGTAGCcaagttgaaatattttgccAAACATTGACGGAAGTTCCCATTTATTCCGGAAAGGATGAGTCTCGAGTCTTGATATTCAAAGATCTCGTTTCCAGACATCAGAGAATCATAACGTTGTCcgagaatattcaaaatatgttCAAGTACATATCGTTGGGTCAATTTTTGTCGAACATGATGGTGATCGGTTTTGTAAGCTTTCTCTTTGCGGTCGTGAGtaaacgtaatttaattacgctggtttttaaacaaatattgactTTGTTGACCAAATATTCGAgtttattgatattttcttttgttacagTCTTCGAACATGGAGCAAGGATCTGTAGTAATAATGAAGTGCTTTCCTTATTACGTCGCTGTAAATTGCGAAGCATTCATTCTTTGTTACACTGGGCAATATCTTTCTGAAAAGGTAAGATCTCAATGAACCacgaacaataaaaaaagaaaaaaagggatATTACGTCCTTTCATATTCCTCGTGTGACGTTCGTTTTCAGAGTGACGATATTACAGAGGTTGTTTACGATTCCCTCTGGTACGAATTGAATCCTAGGGAAGCtcgtattatattattagtaataatGAGGTCGCAGAAGCAATTGAAGCTCACTGTTGCTCAATTTACGACGCTTTCGCTCCAAGCGTTTGCCAATGtaagaaagtaaacaaatatgtAGCGATAAGGTCGCGTTTATACTAGGAAAGTGACTTTATAATGAACTCAAAGGTTACACTGTTTAtccctttgcggtcgtatgtctACTCTCAAGTTGAGAGTCTCAGCCACCAAAgcttttttaaccgacttcgaaaaggaggaggttactcaattcgacatgcaCAGTTGCATGCAAAAGTTTCTgaccaaaaataattttggaattaaattatgtataataggtgtaaagtagaaatacaaatatatcataGTAAAGAGCTTTTATTACACTATCGAAACGTACAActcaaaaatttgatacaacaagtaataactatttataacaaaaataacaattcttACTTCTTCATAAGTATCCGGGCAAATACAAAACATGAAGAAAAAACACGATAACTGacggaaaaatgttcaaaaatggttacaaatgtaatattatcgTCAATATTTAGTAGCCATACCCTGTGAAGCTATCACGGCGGCACATCGGTGAGGCATCGATTTAATAAGTTTGATGATTCTATCTTGAGAGATATTTCTCCActcttcttgaatttttgtccATAAACCAGCTTTATTGGTACAAGCTTTACTGGCACGTGAGTTAAAAGGAACGCACTTAGTTGCCAGTTATCAATGATTGCTATAGAGTAATAGGTGACTAATTTGGATttaggaaagtaaataaacaaatataaaagagCTGGTGAGCTAGAATGAGCACAATTGCTCATCCAGTTGCTCATCCTTGTTGTGGAGTCATACTTAGACTGcagatatttatgtatttataggtATTTGTATGAATTCAGATGTTCAAGAAATTACGAAATGCACACAATATGCaggaatataataaacattgaaagcaaagttaatattataatatttgcagagtaaaataaatttctatgtgtgtttcatttttgtagatacgtatacaaagattttattttgcataaagatcagCAGTCTACTCATAGCTAGTTAATTTGACCCTAAGAAAGTAAACAAGCAGACATAAAATAACTCATGAGCTAGAACGACCATTCTTGCTCACCAGTTGACCATGCTTGTTGTAA
It encodes:
- the LOC128882397 gene encoding uncharacterized protein LOC128882397 isoform X4 codes for the protein MALQSTINHPLEFILRLFGIWPSSRYRVLKSIVWTLLLLTFLVFQYWYFISHLKSTDLTDLLDGLSLTLSNNLVLLKLIVIWFHNRTFCDILTSMLEDWNCPSLGEKKQIMIHKANLSSRITNVLFTYYFVSFVLYAGITVALLREDNDGTQTRKFFIKMVFPFDVTTSLLYSLILVLQFVLECILAFAAAMFMALIATLILHVGSQVEIFCQTLTEVPIYSGKDESRVLIFKDLVSRHQRIITLSENIQNMFKYISLGQFLSNMMVIGFVSFLFAVVSKLFEHGARICSNNEVLSLLRRCKLRSIHSLLHWAISF
- the LOC128882397 gene encoding odorant receptor 4-like isoform X2, with protein sequence MALQSTINHPLEFILRLFGIWPSSRYRVLKSIVWTLLLLTFLVFQYWYFISHLKSTDLTDLLDGLSLTLSNNLVLLKLIVIWFHNRTFCDILTSMLEDWNCPSLGEKKQIMIHKANLSSRITNVLFTYYFVSFVLYAGITVALLREDNDGTQTRKFFIKMVFPFDVTTSLLYSLILVLQFVLECILAFAAAMFMALIATLILHVGSQVEIFCQTLTEVPIYSGKDESRVLIFKDLVSRHQRIITLSENIQNMFKYISLGQFLSNMMVIGFSSNMEQGSVVIMKCFPYYVAVNCEAFILCYTGQYLSEKSDDITEVVYDSLWYELNPREARIILLVIMRSQKQLKLTVAQFTTLSLQAFANMLKASASYVSLLLAVY
- the LOC128882397 gene encoding odorant receptor 4-like isoform X3, giving the protein MALQSTINHPLEFILRLFGIWPSSRYRVLKSIVWTLLLLTFLVFQYWYFISHLKSTDLTDLLDGLSLTLSNNLVLLKLIVIWFHNRTFCDILTSMLEDWNCPSLGEKKQIMIHKANLSSRITNVLFTYYFVSFVLYAGITVALLREDNDGTQTRKFFIKMVFPFDVTTSLLYSLILVLQFVLECILAFAAAMFMALIATLILHVGSQVEIFCQTLTEVPIYSGKDESRVLIFKDLVSRHQRIITLSENIQNMFKYISLGQFLSNMMVIGFVSFLFAVSSNMEQGSVVIMKCFPYYVAVNCEAFILCYTGQYLSEKSDDITEVVYDSLWYELNPREARIILLVIMRSQKQLKLTVAQFTTLSLQAFANYPGKYKT
- the LOC128882397 gene encoding odorant receptor 4-like isoform X1 → MALQSTINHPLEFILRLFGIWPSSRYRVLKSIVWTLLLLTFLVFQYWYFISHLKSTDLTDLLDGLSLTLSNNLVLLKLIVIWFHNRTFCDILTSMLEDWNCPSLGEKKQIMIHKANLSSRITNVLFTYYFVSFVLYAGITVALLREDNDGTQTRKFFIKMVFPFDVTTSLLYSLILVLQFVLECILAFAAAMFMALIATLILHVGSQVEIFCQTLTEVPIYSGKDESRVLIFKDLVSRHQRIITLSENIQNMFKYISLGQFLSNMMVIGFVSFLFAVSSNMEQGSVVIMKCFPYYVAVNCEAFILCYTGQYLSEKSDDITEVVYDSLWYELNPREARIILLVIMRSQKQLKLTVAQFTTLSLQAFANMLKASASYVSLLLAVY
- the LOC128882397 gene encoding uncharacterized protein LOC128882397 isoform X5, with product MALQSTINHPLEFILRLFGIWPSSRYRVLKSIVWTLLLLTFLVFQYWYFISHLKSTDLTDLLDGLSLTLSNNLVLLKLIVIWFHNRTFCDILTSMLEDWNCPSLGEKKQIMIHKANLSSRITNVLFTYYFVSFVLYAGITVALLREDNDGTQTRKFFIKMVFPFDVTTSLLYSLILVLQFVLECILAFAAAMFMALIATLSSNMEQGSVVIMKCFPYYVAVNCEAFILCYTGQYLSEKSDDITEVVYDSLWYELNPREARIILLVIMRSQKQLKLTVAQFTTLSLQAFANMLKASASYVSLLLAVY